The DNA sequence AATACTATGAATTATGATGAATTTACAGGACAAGTTCAAAGTCGTGCCCGGCTTGCCTCAACCGATGAAGCAATAAGGGCAATTCGTGCCACTTTGGAGACGCTCGGAGAACGTTTATTCGGGAACGAAGCAGATGATCTTGCTTCTCAACTCCCAACAGAGCTTAAGCCATATCTTCTGCAAGCAAAAAGTAAAGAAGGCTTTGATCTGAATGAATTTTTCAGACGGGTCTGCCAGAAAGAAGGTGGAGGTATCGAGCTTCCAGATGCCGTTTATCATGCTCGTGCTGTTG is a window from the Candidatus Jettenia sp. genome containing:
- a CDS encoding DUF2267 domain-containing protein; translation: MNYDEFTGQVQSRARLASTDEAIRAIRATLETLGERLFGNEADDLASQLPTELKPYLLQAKSKEGFDLNEFFRRVCQKEGGGIELPDAVYHARAVVSVLCDAVSPGELNDILAQLPPDYDDLFEAGSEGTMQRQKDR